In Actinomadura citrea, a single window of DNA contains:
- a CDS encoding putative leader peptide, whose protein sequence is MPRAGHDERVNPSRALIARLHVDLRRQASALCSRR, encoded by the coding sequence ATGCCTCGCGCGGGACACGATGAACGCGTGAACCCGAGTCGTGCGCTGATCGCCCGCCTGCACGTCGACCTCCGGCGCCAGGCGAGCGCGCTGTGTTCCCGTCGCTGA
- a CDS encoding HEAT repeat domain-containing protein, giving the protein MTRTIRLDQAEEFLRDPDPVTRVDALTALVRAARTGEAPRGTGDTFAWALADDHEDVRRVAADALRDLPELYFGDDGVDALLLAAAGGRDTAVRDTAADLIGILAKGAGELYAQGFEDDEPQVRIQAVIGLVALREAARVAEAADDPSREVRVAVADGLGRLARPSGLPALEHLLADHDPVVRIAALTAAAELGIPEPLEGRVVTSIAHANWQVRGHAVRALAKARPEVAVQPLIKALHDRTVDVRRAAVQALEQWATDIPEVVTALTETLADPDPGVRTQARWSLA; this is encoded by the coding sequence ATGACTCGCACCATCCGGCTCGACCAGGCGGAGGAGTTCCTCCGCGACCCCGACCCCGTGACACGCGTCGACGCCCTCACGGCGCTCGTCCGGGCCGCCCGAACGGGAGAGGCGCCGCGCGGCACCGGCGACACCTTCGCCTGGGCGCTCGCCGACGACCACGAGGACGTCCGCCGCGTCGCCGCCGACGCGCTGCGCGACCTGCCCGAGCTCTACTTCGGCGACGACGGCGTCGACGCCCTGCTCCTCGCCGCGGCCGGAGGCCGCGACACTGCCGTCCGCGACACCGCCGCCGACCTGATCGGCATCCTCGCCAAGGGCGCCGGCGAGCTGTACGCCCAGGGCTTCGAGGACGACGAACCGCAGGTCCGCATCCAGGCCGTCATCGGCCTGGTGGCGCTGCGCGAGGCCGCCCGCGTCGCCGAGGCCGCCGACGACCCGTCCCGCGAGGTCCGCGTCGCCGTCGCCGACGGCCTCGGCCGCCTCGCCCGCCCGTCCGGCCTGCCCGCGCTCGAACACCTCCTCGCCGACCACGACCCGGTCGTCCGCATCGCCGCCCTCACCGCAGCCGCCGAACTCGGCATCCCCGAACCCCTCGAAGGACGCGTCGTCACCTCGATCGCCCACGCCAACTGGCAGGTCCGCGGCCACGCCGTCCGCGCCCTGGCCAAGGCCCGCCCCGAGGTCGCCGTCCAACCGCTGATCAAGGCCCTGCACGACCGCACGGTCGACGTCCGCCGGGCCGCCGTCCAGGCCCTCGAACAGTGGGCCACCGACATCCCGGAGGTAGTGACCGCCCTGACCGAAACCCTCGCCGACCCCGACCCCGGAGTCCGAACCCAAGCCCGCTGGAGTCTTGCTTAA
- a CDS encoding ferredoxin, which yields MRIEADLDLCQGHAMCELEAPDVFEVPSKGKVRVLDAEPPEDMRAEVASAVRYCPTQALKLLET from the coding sequence GTGAGGATCGAGGCCGACCTGGACCTGTGCCAGGGCCACGCCATGTGCGAGCTGGAGGCCCCCGACGTCTTCGAGGTGCCCTCCAAGGGCAAGGTCCGCGTCCTGGACGCCGAGCCGCCCGAGGACATGCGCGCCGAGGTGGCCTCCGCCGTCCGCTACTGCCCCACCCAGGCCCTCAAACTGCTGGAGACATGA
- the recG gene encoding ATP-dependent DNA helicase RecG has protein sequence MATLDEPLRKVLGDKTANALKKGLDLHTVGDLLHHYPRRYAHRGELTQLSGLQDGEHVTVMAEVVKVQGRSLTRSPGYVLEITVTDGTGELKLSFFGRKGSYRPEKELSPGTRGLFAGKISTYVPRSGRTVRQLAHPQYKVVHEKGAEEAAQEWADEIIPIYPSTKSLPIEAISTSVETVLDQLDLPDDPMPDALLRRRHLIGLREAYEGIHRPRTWDELGRAKARLKWDEAFVVQVALAQRRVAAASLPAKPRPPSFGGLQSEFDARLPFELTEGQRQVGDEIAADLAEHHPMHRLLQGDVGAGKTVVALRAMLQVVDGGGQAALLAPTEVLAQQHYRSITGMLGDLAQAGRIGGAEHATRVALLTGSQGAKARKEALLEAASGAAGIVVGTHALLQETVQFADLGLVVVDEQHRFGVEQRDALREKVDGGRPHVLVMTATPIPRTVAMTVFGDLETSVLGQLPAGRSQIQTHVVPPEKPAFLARTWERIKEEAANGRQVYIVCPRIGEQEGDEGDAVAAEDGDRRSPLGIMEVLPKLEELLDGLRIGVLHGKLHPDEKDAVMRRFTARELDVLLATTVIEVGVDVPNATVMVIMDADRFGVSQLHQLRGRVGRGSLHGLCLLVTDAAAGGKARERLDAVASTTDGFKLSRLDLEQRREGDVLGAAQAGRSSSLRLLTLQRDEDVIRDAREEATALVEADPDLSDHPGLATVLTSLLDEERADFLEKT, from the coding sequence GTGGCAACTCTCGACGAACCGTTGCGCAAGGTCCTCGGCGACAAGACGGCCAACGCCCTGAAGAAGGGCCTCGACCTGCACACGGTCGGCGACCTGTTGCACCACTACCCGCGCCGCTACGCCCACCGCGGCGAGCTGACGCAGCTCAGCGGCCTCCAGGACGGCGAGCACGTGACCGTCATGGCCGAGGTCGTGAAGGTGCAGGGCCGCTCCCTCACCCGCAGCCCCGGGTACGTCCTGGAGATCACCGTCACCGACGGGACCGGCGAGCTCAAGCTCAGCTTCTTCGGCCGCAAGGGCTCCTACCGGCCCGAGAAGGAGCTGTCGCCGGGCACCCGCGGCCTGTTCGCCGGGAAGATCAGCACCTACGTGCCCCGCAGCGGCAGGACCGTCCGGCAGCTGGCCCACCCGCAGTACAAGGTCGTCCACGAGAAGGGCGCCGAGGAGGCCGCGCAGGAGTGGGCGGACGAGATCATCCCGATCTACCCGTCCACCAAGTCGCTGCCCATCGAGGCGATCAGCACGTCCGTCGAGACCGTCCTGGACCAGCTCGACCTGCCGGACGACCCCATGCCCGACGCGCTCCTGCGCCGTCGCCACCTGATCGGCCTGCGCGAGGCGTACGAGGGCATCCACCGCCCCCGCACCTGGGACGAACTGGGCCGCGCCAAGGCCCGCCTCAAATGGGACGAGGCCTTCGTCGTCCAGGTGGCCCTCGCCCAGCGCCGCGTCGCCGCCGCGTCGCTGCCCGCCAAACCCCGCCCCCCGTCCTTCGGGGGCCTCCAGTCCGAGTTCGACGCGCGCCTGCCCTTCGAACTCACCGAGGGCCAGCGCCAGGTAGGCGACGAGATAGCCGCCGACCTGGCCGAACACCACCCCATGCACCGCCTCCTCCAGGGCGACGTCGGCGCCGGGAAGACGGTGGTCGCGCTGCGGGCGATGTTGCAGGTGGTGGACGGGGGAGGGCAGGCGGCGCTGCTGGCGCCGACCGAGGTGCTGGCGCAGCAGCACTACCGGTCGATCACCGGGATGCTCGGCGACCTGGCGCAGGCGGGGCGGATCGGCGGCGCCGAGCACGCCACCCGGGTGGCGCTGCTGACCGGGTCGCAGGGGGCGAAGGCGCGCAAGGAGGCGCTGCTGGAGGCGGCGTCCGGCGCGGCCGGGATCGTCGTCGGCACCCACGCGCTGCTGCAGGAGACCGTCCAGTTCGCCGACCTCGGGCTCGTCGTGGTGGACGAGCAGCACCGGTTCGGCGTCGAGCAGCGGGACGCCCTGCGCGAGAAGGTCGACGGCGGCCGCCCGCACGTGCTGGTCATGACGGCGACGCCGATCCCGCGCACGGTGGCGATGACCGTCTTCGGCGACCTGGAGACCTCGGTGCTCGGGCAGCTCCCGGCGGGACGGTCGCAGATCCAGACGCACGTCGTGCCGCCCGAGAAGCCCGCGTTCCTCGCTCGCACCTGGGAGCGGATCAAGGAGGAGGCGGCCAACGGCCGGCAGGTCTACATCGTCTGCCCGCGCATCGGTGAGCAGGAGGGCGACGAGGGGGACGCCGTCGCGGCCGAGGACGGCGACCGCCGGTCCCCGCTCGGGATCATGGAGGTGCTGCCGAAGCTGGAGGAGCTGCTCGACGGGCTGCGCATCGGCGTCCTGCACGGCAAGCTCCACCCGGACGAGAAGGACGCGGTGATGCGCCGCTTCACCGCGCGGGAGCTGGACGTCCTGCTCGCCACCACGGTCATCGAGGTCGGCGTGGACGTGCCCAACGCCACCGTCATGGTGATCATGGACGCGGACCGGTTCGGCGTCTCCCAGCTCCACCAGCTGCGCGGGCGCGTCGGGCGCGGCTCCCTGCACGGCCTCTGCCTGCTCGTCACCGACGCGGCGGCGGGCGGCAAGGCCCGCGAGCGGCTGGACGCGGTCGCCTCCACCACCGACGGGTTCAAGCTGTCCCGGCTCGACCTGGAGCAGCGCCGCGAGGGCGACGTGCTCGGCGCCGCGCAGGCCGGGCGCTCGTCCAGCCTGCGGCTGCTCACGCTCCAGCGGGACGAGGACGTGATCCGCGACGCCCGCGAGGAGGCCACCGCGCTCGTCGAGGCCGATCCCGACCTGTCGGACCATCCCGGCCTGGCGACCGTCCTGACGTCCCTGCTGGACGAGGAGCGCGCGGACTTCCTGGAGAAGACATAA
- a CDS encoding nuclear transport factor 2 family protein — MPAFPREELDVMVEHWLEANRRCEEAGDWRPLADLYTEDATYGWNIGPGQDFMAVGRDEIRDIALGSEMGGLDGWTYPYQSILVDERKGEVVGFWKQVADARRPDGTAYEVLGIGGSWFRYAGDRRWSWQRDWFDLGNVTSVFVEMMKAGVLSDGMKRRLDRAASGEPIPGYYPRGESPVPIW; from the coding sequence ATGCCCGCGTTCCCCCGTGAAGAGCTCGACGTGATGGTCGAGCACTGGCTGGAGGCCAACCGCCGCTGCGAGGAGGCCGGCGACTGGCGCCCCCTCGCCGACCTCTACACCGAGGACGCCACCTACGGCTGGAACATCGGCCCCGGCCAGGACTTCATGGCCGTCGGGCGGGACGAGATCCGCGACATCGCGCTCGGCTCGGAGATGGGCGGCCTGGACGGCTGGACCTACCCGTACCAGAGCATCCTGGTCGACGAGCGCAAGGGCGAGGTCGTCGGTTTCTGGAAGCAGGTCGCCGACGCGCGCCGTCCCGACGGGACGGCGTACGAGGTGCTCGGCATCGGCGGGTCCTGGTTCCGGTATGCGGGGGACCGGCGGTGGTCGTGGCAACGCGACTGGTTCGACCTCGGCAACGTCACGTCGGTGTTCGTCGAGATGATGAAGGCCGGGGTGCTGTCGGACGGGATGAAGCGGCGGCTGGACCGGGCCGCGTCCGGGGAGCCGATCCCCGGCTACTACCCGCGAGGGGAGAGCCCGGTCCCGATCTGGTGA
- the rsmD gene encoding 16S rRNA (guanine(966)-N(2))-methyltransferase RsmD, translated as MSRVIAGVAGGRRLAVPSGRDTRPTSDRAREGLFSTVLALLGPLDGLRVADLYAGSGAVGLEALSRGAAHALLVESHPRAMKVIRQNAGTLGLPGAVPCADKVERLVRKAPDEPYDLIFADPPYALADASVTALLEDLRDNGWASPDALVVVERAARGPALEWPDGYEAERERRYGEAVFWYGRAAGR; from the coding sequence GTGAGCAGGGTCATTGCGGGGGTTGCGGGAGGGCGGCGGCTGGCTGTTCCCTCGGGGCGGGATACCAGGCCGACCAGCGATCGTGCGCGGGAGGGGCTTTTCTCCACGGTTCTGGCGCTGCTCGGTCCGCTGGACGGGCTGCGCGTCGCCGACCTGTACGCGGGCTCGGGCGCCGTCGGTCTCGAAGCACTGTCGCGGGGCGCCGCCCACGCGCTGCTGGTCGAGTCGCACCCGCGCGCGATGAAGGTGATCCGGCAGAACGCCGGGACGCTCGGGCTGCCCGGCGCCGTCCCCTGCGCGGACAAGGTGGAGCGGCTGGTTCGCAAGGCGCCGGACGAGCCCTACGACCTGATCTTCGCCGACCCGCCGTACGCGCTGGCGGACGCGTCCGTCACCGCGCTGCTGGAGGATCTGCGCGACAACGGGTGGGCGTCCCCGGACGCGCTGGTCGTCGTGGAACGCGCCGCCCGCGGCCCGGCGCTGGAGTGGCCCGACGGCTACGAGGCCGAGCGGGAGCGACGCTACGGCGAGGCGGTGTTCTGGTACGGCCGCGCCGCCGGCCGTTGA
- the rpmB gene encoding 50S ribosomal protein L28, with amino-acid sequence MASVCDVCGKGPGFGMRVSHSHRRTPRRWNPNIQRVRAVVNGSTKRINACTSCIKAGKVVKPTV; translated from the coding sequence GTGGCTTCCGTCTGCGACGTCTGCGGCAAGGGACCCGGTTTCGGCATGCGCGTCTCCCACTCGCACCGCCGCACCCCGCGCCGCTGGAACCCCAACATCCAGCGCGTGCGCGCCGTCGTGAACGGCAGCACCAAGCGGATCAACGCCTGCACGTCCTGCATCAAGGCGGGCAAGGTCGTCAAGCCGACGGTCTGA
- a CDS encoding Lrp/AsnC family transcriptional regulator — protein MVQAYILIQTEVGKAAEVASHISGITGVTRAEDVTGPYDVIVRAEARNVDELGKLVVAQIQAVEGITRTLTCPIVHI, from the coding sequence ATGGTGCAGGCCTACATCCTCATCCAGACCGAAGTCGGTAAGGCCGCCGAGGTGGCGAGCCACATCTCCGGCATAACCGGCGTCACCCGGGCGGAGGACGTCACCGGACCCTACGACGTGATCGTCCGAGCGGAGGCGCGGAATGTGGACGAGCTGGGCAAGCTCGTCGTCGCGCAGATCCAGGCCGTCGAGGGCATCACGCGGACCCTCACGTGCCCGATCGTTCATATCTGA
- a CDS encoding DUF3515 domain-containing protein codes for MSERSAASHRFTAVLGGLALLAAACGDGAVQVPVPSPDAATQRLCQGLRLPEKVHGQKRRDTSPDSPLTAAWGSPAIALRCGVPRPAVLRPTSELVTINGIDWFGQPADRPVTFTAVGRQAYVEVTVPPKYNPAGDVLIELGPSIKATIPAKPEGQI; via the coding sequence ATATCTGAGCGCTCTGCCGCATCTCACCGCTTCACGGCCGTCCTCGGCGGTCTGGCGCTGCTCGCCGCGGCGTGCGGCGACGGGGCCGTGCAGGTCCCCGTGCCGAGCCCGGACGCGGCCACCCAGCGGCTCTGCCAGGGGTTGCGGCTGCCCGAGAAGGTGCACGGCCAGAAGCGCCGCGACACCTCCCCCGACTCCCCGCTGACCGCCGCGTGGGGCTCCCCCGCGATCGCGCTGCGCTGCGGCGTTCCCCGGCCCGCGGTGCTCCGTCCGACGTCGGAGCTGGTCACCATCAACGGGATCGACTGGTTCGGGCAGCCCGCCGACCGGCCGGTGACCTTCACCGCGGTGGGGCGGCAGGCCTACGTCGAGGTGACGGTGCCCCCGAAGTACAACCCGGCCGGGGACGTGCTGATCGAGCTGGGTCCGTCGATCAAGGCGACGATCCCCGCGAAGCCCGAGGGACAGATCTGA
- the thiD gene encoding bifunctional hydroxymethylpyrimidine kinase/phosphomethylpyrimidine kinase, whose translation MTRTATAPPLVLTIAGSDSGGGAGIQADLKTMLALGVHGMSVIAAVTAQNSVGVQGYWELPPEAVRAQLDSVLSDIGVHAIKTGMLASTALVEIVAEALAASEAPAVVDPVGVSKHGDSLLAPEAVDAVRSALLPAATVVTPNLYEVEQLTGVKVVDESGLREAAEAVKALGPAWVLIKGGHLPGEPADLLFDGEREHRFTAPRHDNRHTHGTGCTLASAIASYLALGDDVPAAVAKAKEYVTGAIAAGFPLGAGIGPVDHAWRHRD comes from the coding sequence ATGACGCGCACTGCCACCGCCCCGCCCCTCGTGCTCACCATCGCGGGCTCGGACTCCGGCGGCGGCGCCGGCATCCAGGCGGACCTGAAGACCATGCTCGCGCTCGGCGTCCACGGGATGAGCGTCATCGCCGCCGTCACCGCGCAGAACTCCGTCGGTGTCCAGGGCTACTGGGAGCTGCCCCCCGAGGCCGTGCGCGCCCAGCTCGACTCGGTGCTGTCCGACATCGGCGTCCACGCGATCAAGACCGGCATGCTCGCGTCCACCGCCCTGGTCGAGATCGTCGCCGAGGCGCTCGCCGCGTCCGAGGCCCCCGCCGTCGTCGACCCGGTCGGCGTCTCCAAGCACGGCGACTCGCTGCTCGCCCCCGAGGCCGTGGACGCCGTCCGCTCGGCGCTGCTGCCGGCCGCGACCGTCGTCACGCCCAACCTGTACGAGGTGGAGCAGCTCACCGGCGTCAAGGTCGTGGACGAGTCCGGGCTGCGCGAGGCCGCCGAGGCGGTCAAGGCGCTCGGCCCCGCCTGGGTACTGATCAAGGGCGGGCACCTGCCGGGCGAGCCGGCCGACCTGCTGTTCGACGGGGAGCGCGAGCACCGCTTCACCGCGCCCCGGCACGACAACCGGCACACCCACGGGACCGGCTGCACGCTCGCGTCCGCGATCGCCTCGTACCTGGCGCTCGGCGACGACGTCCCGGCGGCGGTGGCCAAGGCGAAGGAGTACGTGACGGGCGCGATTGCGGCGGGCTTCCCGCTCGGCGCCGGCATCGGCCCGGTCGACCACGCCTGGCGGCACCGCGACTGA
- a CDS encoding DAK2 domain-containing protein, whose protein sequence is MALDEAAVLDGAAVRRWCRLAAEALGRTRAEIDALNVFPVPDGDTGTNLHLTVLAAADALDGPPGGADPWRTLAQGALLGARGNSGVILSQVFRGLADVLGTLEAPPDGAVFAAALDHASVLARGAVEHPVEGTILSVLAEAAAACAAAPGTGLPEAARAAAAGARQALRRTPGQLDVLARSGVVDAGAAGLCVVLDALVAVITDEYPERYEVPPRTAGTPAPAGRAPAPQGFGYEVMYLLDAPDDAVHTLRERLDGIGDSLVVVGGDGLWNVHVHVDDAGTAIEAGMAAGRPHRIRVTYLHAAEGGPHAPHTGRAVIAVTAADGLAALFEESGARVVRREPGAVPPLAVLAEAILAAGDEVAVLPNEPEVLALAEAAAERARDGGARIAVVPTKASVQGMAALAVHDPLRRFAEDVIEMTRAAGATRFGHLEVAAQEAVTSAGLCQPGDVLGLIEGDVATIGGDLAAVARDVLDRMLSGGGELVTLIPGRHAPPGLAAGLEEHLRRRRPDADVGVYDGDQERYPLLIGVE, encoded by the coding sequence GTGGCCCTCGATGAGGCGGCGGTCCTCGACGGCGCGGCGGTGCGGCGGTGGTGCAGGCTCGCGGCGGAGGCCCTCGGACGGACGAGGGCCGAGATCGACGCGCTCAACGTGTTCCCCGTCCCGGACGGCGACACCGGCACCAACCTGCACCTGACCGTCCTCGCGGCCGCCGACGCCCTCGACGGGCCGCCGGGCGGCGCGGACCCGTGGCGGACCCTCGCGCAGGGGGCGCTGCTCGGCGCCCGCGGCAACTCCGGCGTGATCCTCAGCCAGGTGTTCCGGGGGCTCGCCGACGTCCTCGGCACGCTGGAGGCGCCGCCGGACGGCGCGGTCTTCGCGGCCGCCCTCGACCACGCGTCCGTCCTGGCCCGCGGCGCCGTCGAGCATCCCGTCGAGGGCACGATCCTGAGCGTCCTCGCCGAGGCCGCCGCGGCCTGCGCGGCGGCCCCCGGAACCGGGCTCCCCGAGGCCGCGCGGGCCGCCGCCGCGGGCGCCCGGCAGGCGCTGCGCCGCACCCCCGGCCAGCTGGACGTGCTGGCCCGCAGCGGCGTCGTGGACGCCGGCGCGGCCGGGCTCTGCGTGGTGCTCGACGCCCTGGTCGCCGTGATCACCGACGAGTACCCCGAGCGGTACGAGGTCCCGCCCCGCACCGCCGGGACGCCCGCGCCCGCGGGCCGGGCCCCGGCGCCGCAGGGCTTCGGCTACGAGGTGATGTACCTGCTGGACGCGCCCGACGACGCCGTCCACACCCTGCGGGAACGGCTCGACGGCATCGGCGACTCCCTCGTCGTGGTCGGCGGCGACGGGCTGTGGAACGTGCACGTCCACGTCGACGACGCCGGGACCGCCATCGAGGCGGGCATGGCGGCGGGACGCCCGCACCGGATCCGCGTCACCTACCTGCACGCCGCCGAAGGCGGACCGCACGCGCCGCACACCGGCCGTGCGGTGATCGCCGTCACCGCCGCCGACGGGCTGGCCGCGCTGTTCGAGGAGAGCGGGGCCCGGGTCGTGCGGCGCGAGCCCGGCGCCGTCCCGCCGCTCGCGGTGCTCGCCGAGGCCATCCTCGCCGCCGGCGACGAGGTGGCCGTGCTGCCGAACGAACCGGAGGTCCTCGCCCTCGCCGAGGCCGCCGCGGAGCGCGCGCGGGACGGCGGGGCGCGCATCGCGGTGGTCCCGACGAAGGCGTCCGTCCAGGGGATGGCGGCGCTCGCGGTGCACGACCCGCTGCGCCGCTTCGCCGAGGACGTGATCGAGATGACCCGCGCCGCGGGCGCCACCCGCTTCGGCCACCTGGAGGTCGCCGCGCAGGAGGCGGTGACGAGCGCCGGCCTCTGCCAGCCGGGCGACGTCCTCGGCCTGATCGAGGGCGACGTGGCGACGATCGGCGGAGATCTCGCCGCGGTGGCCCGCGACGTCCTGGACCGGATGCTGTCGGGCGGCGGGGAGCTGGTCACGCTGATCCCCGGACGGCACGCCCCGCCCGGTCTCGCCGCCGGCCTGGAGGAGCATCTGCGCCGGCGGCGCCCCGACGCGGACGTCGGCGTCTACGACGGCGACCAGGAACGCTACCCCCTGCTCATCGGCGTCGAGTGA
- a CDS encoding cellulose binding domain-containing protein translates to MGRHSRLDQPDDDPVPGAEASRGPYFGAPVDPSYDAFSGPTDDQVYVSPHDRVRSGPPPAQADAVAEREHGPQGDPYRFAPLPGDYHGDYPGAPAAAFPEQPRGPSADPGGTSGPPESETGDSGRSGWTKIVSVLPLPLLPIVALVIAVGIVSYALSTQQISLNFAGGSPKTTQTDPRDNQITQRGPGGRASRGAGRPDGLVIGFRVASRTPGGFKATATIANKGQRPVTAWALAFKISNAPVTAVRGATVVRIGQVAFVRGRTAIAPGGTVQIVFAAQGTPSRPSSCVLNKLPCTLV, encoded by the coding sequence ATGGGACGACACTCCAGGCTTGACCAACCTGACGACGACCCCGTACCGGGCGCCGAAGCGTCACGGGGGCCGTACTTCGGGGCTCCGGTCGACCCCTCCTACGACGCCTTCTCCGGGCCGACCGACGACCAGGTGTACGTGTCGCCGCACGACCGGGTCAGGTCGGGGCCGCCGCCCGCGCAGGCGGACGCGGTCGCCGAGCGTGAGCACGGCCCGCAGGGAGACCCGTACCGGTTCGCCCCGCTTCCGGGGGACTATCACGGCGACTACCCGGGCGCTCCCGCGGCGGCGTTCCCCGAGCAGCCGCGCGGGCCCTCGGCCGACCCCGGCGGCACGTCCGGCCCGCCTGAGTCCGAGACGGGCGACTCGGGTAGGAGCGGCTGGACGAAGATCGTCTCTGTGCTGCCCCTCCCGCTGCTCCCGATCGTCGCGCTCGTGATCGCCGTGGGGATCGTCTCCTACGCGCTGAGCACCCAGCAGATCTCCCTCAACTTCGCGGGCGGCTCCCCGAAGACCACCCAGACCGACCCGCGCGACAACCAGATCACCCAGCGCGGTCCCGGCGGGCGCGCCAGCCGCGGCGCGGGCCGCCCCGACGGCCTCGTCATCGGCTTCCGCGTCGCCTCCCGCACCCCCGGCGGTTTCAAGGCCACCGCCACCATCGCCAACAAGGGTCAGCGCCCCGTCACCGCGTGGGCGCTGGCCTTCAAGATCTCGAACGCCCCGGTCACGGCCGTCCGCGGCGCCACCGTCGTGCGGATCGGCCAGGTCGCCTTCGTCCGCGGCCGCACCGCGATCGCGCCCGGCGGCACCGTGCAGATCGTGTTCGCCGCGCAGGGCACCCCGTCCCGGCCGTCCAGCTGCGTCCTCAACAAGCTGCCCTGCACGCTGGTCTGA
- a CDS encoding thiamine-phosphate kinase, whose translation MGTIGELGEFGLIGRLTRRLPQGPAVRLGPGDDAAVIAAPDGRVVATTDLLVEGRHFRRDWSGPYDIGRKAAAQNLADVVAMGANPTALLVGFAAPSETGTGWAERLYDGLADECRAAGASVAGGDVVAAPQVTLAITALGDLGGAAPLTRSGARPGDVVAVRGRLGFAAAGLALLEAGRDGPEELIAAHRRPEPPYTAGEEARTHGATALLDVSDGLVQDLGHIAAASGVRIDVDSASVPVPEILGPGGLGHALTGGEDHAFAGTYPADAALPPSWRRIGTVAAGAGVRVDGRPPPPGAWDHFPA comes from the coding sequence ATGGGCACGATTGGGGAGCTCGGCGAGTTCGGCCTGATCGGCCGCCTGACCCGGCGACTGCCCCAGGGCCCGGCGGTCCGGCTCGGCCCCGGCGACGACGCCGCGGTGATCGCCGCGCCGGACGGCCGCGTCGTCGCCACCACCGACCTGCTCGTCGAGGGACGGCACTTCCGCCGCGACTGGTCCGGCCCCTACGACATCGGGCGCAAGGCCGCCGCGCAGAACCTCGCCGACGTCGTCGCGATGGGCGCGAACCCCACGGCACTGCTCGTGGGCTTCGCGGCCCCCTCCGAAACCGGCACCGGCTGGGCCGAGCGGCTCTACGACGGGCTCGCCGACGAGTGCCGGGCGGCGGGGGCGTCCGTCGCCGGCGGCGACGTCGTGGCCGCCCCGCAGGTCACCCTCGCGATCACCGCGCTCGGCGACCTCGGTGGCGCGGCGCCGCTCACCCGGTCGGGGGCGCGCCCGGGCGACGTCGTGGCCGTCCGGGGCAGGCTCGGCTTCGCCGCCGCGGGGCTCGCGCTCCTGGAGGCCGGGCGGGACGGCCCCGAGGAGCTGATCGCCGCGCACCGCCGTCCCGAGCCCCCCTACACCGCCGGGGAGGAGGCGCGGACCCACGGCGCCACCGCGCTGCTCGACGTGAGCGACGGGCTCGTCCAGGACCTCGGGCACATCGCCGCCGCGAGCGGCGTCCGGATCGACGTCGACTCCGCGTCCGTGCCCGTCCCGGAGATCCTCGGGCCGGGCGGGCTGGGCCACGCCCTCACCGGCGGCGAGGACCACGCGTTCGCCGGGACCTACCCGGCGGACGCCGCCCTGCCCCCGTCCTGGAGGCGGATCGGGACCGTCGCCGCAGGGGCCGGGGTGCGCGTGGACGGCCGCCCGCCGCCCCCCGGAGCATGGGATCATTTCCCGGCCTGA